The following are encoded in a window of Acidobacteriota bacterium genomic DNA:
- a CDS encoding DUF1800 domain-containing protein produces the protein MKIRHRCAVVASAALALCVAGSTVAAQSNDWEPGPASWTGDLAPIAVADWSYDRAEHLLGRAGFSGTPEDVRRLADMTPEEAVSALVDYDDIPNDHLEPFEHSGFWDETLMQFPPSRPAATDRAMALGASMGIRVKPEFVNRHMQPVSDRFFYWLRATALETRRVGYWWAERMLDTNRPLQEKMALFWHGHFATAQNKVRDYRKMLLQIDTFERHAAGNFGELLVAVAQDPGMLYYLDAGVNVKGAANENFAREVMELFTMGVGNYSEMDVREAARAFTGWNFVNLDFVVNEDQHDDEEKAFLGRTGNFDGVDVLHIILEQPITAEYIASKIYRFFVREDPSPELQAELGAVFRDNHYELKPLLRTIFLSRDFYSEASYGAHIKGPVEHVIAMLKQLGAPDVPGVPDFNSTTIALGQHLLNPPSVAGWAQGRSWITPALLQERGNVAFNYLFPDVIDFRDPSFLARTGDGVVGERLRSGYDFGAAISIDGDPNQMTAFDLSALERDELFNTRVSGYRAWAEAVRKLIPTPRGAAQFDMARMVLDSGAETTDEAVDHLLGRFLRMPVATELRVALVELLEGELGTRDLARARTYLEDPLRMVTHIIMSTPEYQID, from the coding sequence ATGAAGATTCGACACCGTTGCGCAGTGGTGGCCAGCGCGGCGCTTGCGCTCTGCGTTGCCGGCAGCACAGTTGCCGCCCAATCGAACGACTGGGAGCCGGGGCCCGCCTCGTGGACGGGGGACCTGGCCCCGATCGCCGTCGCGGACTGGAGCTACGACCGCGCCGAGCACCTGCTGGGCCGGGCCGGCTTCAGCGGCACGCCGGAGGACGTCCGGCGGCTGGCGGACATGACGCCGGAAGAGGCGGTCAGCGCCCTGGTCGACTACGACGACATTCCGAACGATCATCTCGAGCCGTTCGAGCACTCGGGCTTCTGGGACGAGACGTTGATGCAGTTCCCGCCGAGCCGGCCCGCCGCTACCGACCGGGCGATGGCGCTCGGCGCGAGCATGGGCATCCGCGTGAAGCCGGAGTTCGTCAACCGCCACATGCAGCCGGTCTCCGACCGCTTCTTCTACTGGCTGCGCGCGACCGCGCTGGAGACCCGCCGCGTCGGCTACTGGTGGGCCGAGCGGATGCTCGACACCAACCGGCCGCTGCAGGAGAAGATGGCGCTGTTCTGGCACGGGCATTTCGCCACCGCCCAGAACAAGGTCCGCGACTACCGCAAGATGCTGCTGCAGATCGATACCTTCGAGCGGCACGCGGCCGGGAACTTCGGCGAGCTGCTCGTCGCCGTGGCGCAGGATCCGGGGATGCTCTACTACCTGGATGCCGGCGTGAACGTGAAGGGCGCCGCCAACGAGAACTTCGCCCGCGAGGTGATGGAGCTGTTCACGATGGGCGTGGGCAACTACTCCGAGATGGACGTTCGCGAGGCGGCGCGGGCGTTCACGGGCTGGAACTTCGTGAACCTCGATTTCGTGGTCAACGAGGACCAGCACGACGACGAGGAGAAGGCCTTCCTGGGCCGCACCGGGAACTTCGACGGCGTCGACGTGCTGCACATCATCCTGGAGCAGCCGATCACCGCCGAGTACATCGCCTCGAAGATCTACCGCTTCTTCGTCCGCGAGGATCCCTCGCCGGAACTGCAGGCCGAGCTCGGCGCCGTCTTTCGGGACAACCACTACGAGCTGAAGCCGCTGCTGCGGACGATCTTCCTGTCGCGCGACTTCTACAGCGAGGCGAGCTACGGCGCCCACATCAAGGGACCGGTCGAGCACGTGATCGCGATGCTGAAGCAGCTCGGCGCCCCCGACGTGCCGGGCGTTCCGGACTTCAACAGCACGACCATCGCCCTGGGCCAGCACCTGCTGAACCCGCCGTCGGTCGCCGGCTGGGCGCAGGGCCGGTCCTGGATCACACCGGCGCTCCTGCAGGAGCGGGGCAACGTCGCCTTCAACTACCTGTTCCCGGACGTCATCGACTTTCGGGATCCGAGCTTCCTCGCCCGGACCGGGGACGGGGTGGTGGGCGAGCGCCTGCGGAGCGGCTACGACTTCGGCGCCGCCATTTCGATAGACGGCGACCCGAACCAGATGACCGCGTTCGACCTGTCGGCTCTCGAGCGCGACGAGCTGTTCAATACCCGTGTCTCGGGCTACCGGGCCTGGGCCGAGGCGGTGCGCAAGCTGATTCCGACCCCGCGCGGCGCAGCGCAGTTCGACATGGCGCGCATGGTCCTGGACTCCGGGGCGGAGACCACCGACGAGGCGGTCGATCACCTGCTGGGACGATTCCTGCGGATGCCGGTGGCGACCGAGCTGCGCGTTGCGCTGGTGGAGCTGCTGGAGGGCGAGCTGGGAACCCGGGACCTGGCGCGAGCCCGAACCTACCTGGAAGACCCGTTGCGCATGGTGACGCACATCATCATGAGCACGCCGGAGTATCAGATCGACTAG